A genomic window from Pseudokineococcus lusitanus includes:
- a CDS encoding ABC transporter substrate-binding protein, with protein MSSPTPSRRLAARTLRGTALVAVLGLTLAACGGGDGSPEDVAAAVEEGGTLTVWAWDPTMEQVAADFETANPGVTVELANVGTGNDQYTALQNAISAGSGGPDVAQVEYYALPQFVLGEALADLGPLGADDLEGTYTPGPWNAVQAAGQGEGIYGLPIDSGPMALFYNAAVFEEAGVEVPTTWDEYVEAGRQIHAALPDTYITADTGDAGFATSLIWQAGGEPFTVDGTDVGIDLADEGSARFAEMWQPMIDEELLAPINPWTDEWFAALGGGQVASLVTGAWMPGNLVSGAADASGDWRVAPMPQWEEGGAATSENGGSSLAVMEASEQQELAYAFLDFAAAGDGIASRVEEGAFPATVAELESEEFLAQEPEYFGGQRINEVLAESATEVVDGWQYLPFQVYANSVFNDTVGQAYVGGTTLSEGLQSWQGDLTTYGEQQGFGTAAR; from the coding sequence ATGTCCAGCCCCACCCCGTCCCGCCGCCTCGCGGCCCGCACCCTGCGCGGCACGGCGCTCGTCGCCGTGCTCGGCCTCACGCTCGCCGCGTGCGGCGGCGGGGACGGCTCGCCCGAGGACGTCGCCGCCGCCGTCGAGGAGGGCGGCACGCTCACCGTCTGGGCGTGGGACCCGACGATGGAGCAGGTCGCGGCCGACTTCGAGACCGCCAACCCCGGCGTCACCGTCGAGCTCGCCAACGTCGGCACCGGCAACGACCAGTACACGGCCCTGCAGAACGCCATCTCCGCCGGCAGCGGCGGGCCCGACGTCGCCCAGGTCGAGTACTACGCCCTCCCCCAGTTCGTCCTCGGCGAGGCGCTCGCCGACCTCGGCCCCTTGGGCGCCGACGACCTCGAGGGCACCTACACCCCCGGCCCGTGGAACGCCGTCCAGGCCGCCGGCCAGGGCGAGGGCATCTACGGCCTCCCGATCGACTCGGGCCCCATGGCGCTCTTCTACAACGCCGCCGTCTTCGAGGAGGCGGGCGTCGAGGTCCCGACGACGTGGGACGAGTACGTCGAGGCGGGCCGCCAGATCCACGCCGCGCTGCCGGACACCTACATCACCGCCGACACCGGCGACGCCGGCTTCGCGACGTCGCTCATCTGGCAGGCCGGCGGCGAGCCCTTCACGGTCGACGGCACCGACGTCGGCATCGACCTGGCGGACGAGGGCTCGGCCCGCTTCGCCGAGATGTGGCAGCCGATGATCGACGAGGAGCTCCTCGCGCCGATCAACCCCTGGACCGACGAGTGGTTCGCCGCCCTCGGCGGCGGGCAGGTCGCGAGCCTCGTCACCGGTGCCTGGATGCCCGGCAACCTCGTGAGCGGCGCCGCGGACGCGTCCGGCGACTGGCGTGTGGCCCCCATGCCGCAGTGGGAGGAGGGCGGCGCCGCCACCTCCGAGAACGGCGGCAGCTCGCTGGCCGTGATGGAGGCGAGCGAGCAGCAGGAGCTCGCCTACGCCTTCCTCGACTTCGCCGCCGCGGGCGACGGCATCGCCTCCCGCGTGGAGGAGGGTGCCTTCCCCGCCACCGTGGCCGAGCTCGAGTCCGAGGAGTTCCTCGCGCAGGAGCCGGAGTACTTCGGCGGCCAGCGGATCAACGAGGTGCTCGCGGAGTCCGCGACCGAGGTCGTCGACGGCTGGCAGTACCTGCCCTTCCAGGTCTACGCGAACAGCGTCTTCAACGACACGGTCGGCCAGGCGTACGTCGGCGGCACGACGCTCTCCGAGGGCCTGCAGTCCTGGCAGGGCGACCTCACCACCTACGGCGAGCAGCAGGGCTTCGGCACCGCCGCCCGCTGA
- a CDS encoding DUF4190 domain-containing protein — protein MSTTSDVGLRPTPTSAASTNTKAIVALPLALALPLVGLVFGVLALREIGRNGDGGKGLALAAVIIGAVVLVFYVIGFATFATAFAGLMSQMQGTTGM, from the coding sequence ATGTCCACCACGTCCGACGTCGGCCTGCGGCCGACGCCCACGAGCGCCGCGTCCACCAACACCAAGGCGATCGTCGCCCTGCCGCTCGCCCTGGCCCTGCCGCTGGTGGGGCTCGTCTTCGGCGTCCTCGCGCTGCGCGAGATCGGCCGCAACGGGGACGGCGGCAAGGGCCTGGCCCTCGCCGCGGTGATCATCGGTGCCGTCGTCCTCGTCTTCTACGTCATCGGCTTCGCCACCTTCGCGACGGCCTTCGCCGGCCTGATGTCGCAGATGCAGGGCACCACCGGCATGTGA
- a CDS encoding phosphodiester glycosidase family protein — protein MSTRRRAPLLLVAATVTALVGGTAPVTASPVARAAPAAVVPDLPLGPAGLPQAVEVEQLAAGVTRTRVVRGAVDADVPWVVELSIPAGATGPDPDAPARSVQDAASAADLVARLAAAGFPAAAQPVRQTAAADLPASVLGQRVRLVEGFADRAAAQAAVARLRAAGFTARDWYSGWDGGSTAPGRWEMDVLVVDPATFEGELGASYGPDLERRETVSALAAAEGAVAAVNGGFFVLDPAAGAPGDPAGTGVYDGRVVSEPVGDRPALVLHEDGRAAVARPAWRGTAALTARPSRPGAAGELLDLDGVDRVPGLVRNCGGTGDTPTDLPRHDVTCTDDDELVAFTTAFGASTPAGPGREVVVDASGRVVAVQDRRGVALTAGRRSLQATGDRVAEVAAARPGDRLRLRTATVADGRSLAAPGVSVVNGGPELVRDGRAHVTQARDGMVHPDDPSFAYGWALQRNPRTFAGVDGQGRTVLVTVAGRRLDSLGLSVGEAADVARALGLRDAVNLDGGGSTAMVVRGELVTSVSDATGERPVGDAVVVRPR, from the coding sequence GTGAGCACCCGTCGCCGCGCCCCGCTGCTGCTCGTCGCCGCCACCGTCACGGCGCTCGTCGGGGGGACGGCGCCCGTCACCGCCAGCCCGGTGGCCCGCGCGGCGCCCGCCGCCGTGGTCCCCGACCTGCCGCTCGGGCCCGCAGGTCTCCCGCAGGCCGTGGAGGTCGAGCAGCTCGCCGCCGGCGTGACGCGGACCCGCGTCGTCCGCGGCGCCGTGGACGCGGACGTCCCCTGGGTCGTCGAGCTCTCCATCCCCGCCGGCGCCACGGGGCCCGACCCCGACGCGCCCGCGCGCAGCGTCCAGGACGCCGCGTCCGCCGCCGACCTCGTCGCCCGGCTCGCCGCCGCGGGCTTCCCCGCCGCGGCGCAGCCCGTCCGGCAGACGGCGGCGGCGGACCTGCCCGCCTCCGTCCTCGGGCAGCGGGTGCGTCTCGTCGAGGGCTTCGCCGACCGGGCGGCGGCGCAGGCGGCCGTGGCCCGGCTGCGGGCGGCGGGCTTCACGGCCCGCGACTGGTACAGCGGCTGGGACGGCGGCAGCACGGCCCCCGGCCGGTGGGAGATGGACGTCCTCGTCGTCGACCCCGCCACCTTCGAGGGCGAGCTGGGCGCCTCGTACGGCCCGGACCTCGAGCGCCGCGAGACGGTGAGCGCGCTCGCGGCGGCGGAGGGAGCCGTCGCGGCCGTCAACGGCGGCTTCTTCGTCCTCGACCCGGCCGCCGGTGCGCCCGGCGACCCCGCCGGCACGGGCGTCTACGACGGCCGCGTCGTCTCCGAGCCGGTGGGTGACCGTCCGGCGCTCGTGCTCCACGAGGACGGCCGTGCCGCCGTCGCCCGCCCCGCCTGGCGCGGGACCGCGGCGCTCACCGCCCGCCCGTCCCGCCCGGGAGCGGCGGGGGAGCTGCTCGACCTCGACGGCGTCGACCGGGTGCCCGGCCTCGTCCGCAACTGCGGCGGCACGGGCGACACCCCGACGGACCTGCCGCGGCACGACGTCACGTGCACCGACGACGACGAGCTCGTCGCCTTCACGACGGCCTTCGGCGCCTCGACGCCCGCCGGCCCCGGCCGCGAGGTCGTCGTGGACGCGAGCGGCCGCGTCGTCGCGGTGCAGGACCGGCGCGGCGTCGCCCTGACGGCGGGCCGGCGCTCGCTCCAGGCCACGGGGGACCGGGTCGCGGAGGTGGCGGCGGCGCGGCCCGGTGACCGCCTGCGGCTCCGCACCGCGACGGTCGCGGACGGCCGCTCGCTCGCCGCCCCGGGTGTCTCCGTCGTCAACGGCGGCCCCGAGCTGGTCCGGGACGGGCGCGCCCACGTGACGCAGGCCCGCGACGGCATGGTGCACCCGGACGACCCGTCCTTCGCCTACGGCTGGGCCCTGCAGCGCAACCCCCGGACCTTCGCGGGCGTCGACGGGCAGGGGCGGACGGTGCTCGTCACGGTGGCGGGCCGCCGCCTCGACTCCCTGGGCCTCTCCGTGGGCGAGGCGGCCGACGTCGCCCGGGCCCTCGGGCTGCGCGACGCCGTCAACCTCGACGGCGGGGGCTCGACGGCGATGGTCGTCCGTGGCGAGCTCGTGACGAGCGTCTCCGACGCCACGGGCGAGCGGCCCGTCGGCGACGCGGTCGTCGTCCGCCCCCGCTGA
- a CDS encoding DNA polymerase domain-containing protein, producing MASKTPAEELDVDGTAVRLTSPDRVLFPALGADGGTKRHLVDYYLAVSTSSADGAVGGLGPLVRALRDRPTYLQRFPDGVEGEEVYQKRVPERAPDYLRRVRVTFPSGRHADALRVDSAAPLLWAVQMSTVTFHPWPTRADHVELPDELRVDLDPQPGTGFEEARRVALDVLHPLLDELGLVGYPKTSGGRGVHVYVRIEPRWEIREVRRAAIALAREVERRAPDLVTTAWWKEQRTSAIFVDYNQNARDHTIASAYSARRTPTATVSTPVTWAELADVHPDDCTIATVPGLLAERGDPMAGLDDVAHSLDGLLQMADRDEAEGQGEMPYPPNHPKMPGEPKRVQPSRDRDRPDA from the coding sequence GTGGCGAGCAAGACCCCGGCGGAGGAGCTCGACGTCGACGGCACCGCCGTGCGGCTCACGAGCCCGGACCGCGTGCTCTTCCCGGCGCTGGGCGCGGACGGCGGGACCAAGCGGCACCTCGTCGACTACTACCTCGCGGTGTCGACCTCGTCCGCCGACGGAGCGGTGGGCGGGCTCGGCCCGCTGGTGCGGGCGCTGCGGGACCGGCCCACCTACCTCCAGCGCTTCCCCGACGGCGTCGAGGGCGAGGAGGTGTACCAGAAGCGGGTGCCGGAGCGGGCGCCCGACTACCTGCGCCGGGTCCGCGTGACCTTCCCCTCCGGCCGGCACGCGGACGCCCTGCGGGTGGACTCCGCCGCGCCTCTGCTCTGGGCGGTGCAGATGTCGACCGTGACCTTCCACCCCTGGCCCACCCGCGCCGACCACGTCGAGCTGCCCGACGAGCTGCGCGTCGACCTCGACCCGCAGCCCGGCACCGGCTTCGAGGAGGCCCGCCGGGTCGCGCTCGACGTCCTGCACCCGCTGCTCGACGAGCTCGGCCTCGTCGGCTACCCCAAGACCTCCGGCGGCCGGGGCGTCCACGTCTACGTGCGGATCGAGCCGCGGTGGGAGATCCGCGAGGTCCGCCGCGCCGCCATCGCCCTCGCCCGCGAGGTCGAGCGCCGCGCGCCCGACCTCGTCACCACCGCCTGGTGGAAGGAGCAGCGGACCTCGGCGATCTTCGTCGACTACAACCAGAACGCCCGCGACCACACCATCGCCAGCGCCTACTCCGCCCGCCGCACCCCCACCGCGACCGTCTCCACCCCCGTCACGTGGGCCGAGCTCGCCGACGTCCACCCCGACGACTGCACCATCGCCACCGTCCCCGGCCTGCTCGCCGAGCGCGGCGACCCCATGGCCGGCCTCGACGACGTCGCCCACTCCCTCGACGGCCTCCTCCAGATGGCCGACCGCGACGAAGCCGAGGGACAGGGCGAGATGCCCTACCCGCCCAACCACCCGAAGATGCCCGGCGAGCCGAAGCGCGTGCAGCCCAGCCGCGACCGGGACCGGCCGGACGCCTGA
- a CDS encoding carbohydrate ABC transporter permease, producing the protein MTAAAPPAPATPPPAAAAPRRGAGTRRRWAGWWFVGPFMAVFALVFLAPIAYSVWLSLFQDRLVGGTSFVGLDNYAAALGDQRLWSGLARVALFLVVQVPVMLGLALFAALAIDSGRLHGAAFFRISVFMPYAVPAVVATLMWGFMYGTRFGLVGNLQDALGVTLPAPLSPDYVLVAIGNIVTWSFVGYNMLIFYSALRTVPRSLYEAAEIDGAGQLRIITAIKLPAIRGALVVATIFSVIGSFQLFNEPSILQALAPNAITTDFTPNLYAYSLSFSGQQYNYAATVALIMGLVTMVVAYVVQLRGLRQEK; encoded by the coding sequence ATGACGGCCGCCGCCCCTCCCGCCCCCGCCACGCCGCCCCCGGCCGCGGCCGCACCCCGCCGCGGCGCGGGGACGCGGCGCCGCTGGGCCGGCTGGTGGTTCGTCGGCCCCTTCATGGCCGTCTTCGCCCTCGTCTTCCTCGCGCCGATCGCCTACTCGGTGTGGCTCAGCCTCTTCCAGGACCGGCTCGTCGGCGGGACGTCCTTCGTCGGCCTCGACAACTACGCGGCCGCCCTCGGCGACCAGCGGCTGTGGTCGGGCCTGGCGCGGGTGGCGCTCTTCCTCGTCGTCCAGGTGCCGGTGATGCTCGGCCTCGCGCTCTTCGCGGCGCTGGCGATCGACTCGGGGCGCCTGCACGGCGCCGCGTTCTTCCGCATCTCGGTCTTCATGCCGTACGCGGTGCCCGCCGTCGTCGCCACGCTCATGTGGGGCTTCATGTACGGCACGCGCTTCGGCCTCGTCGGCAACCTCCAGGACGCGCTCGGCGTCACGCTGCCCGCGCCGCTGTCCCCCGACTACGTCCTCGTCGCCATCGGCAACATCGTCACGTGGTCCTTCGTGGGCTACAACATGCTGATCTTCTACTCGGCGCTGCGCACGGTGCCGCGCAGCCTCTACGAGGCCGCCGAGATCGACGGCGCCGGCCAGCTGCGGATCATCACGGCCATCAAGCTGCCGGCCATCCGCGGCGCCCTCGTCGTCGCGACGATCTTCTCGGTCATCGGCAGCTTCCAGCTCTTCAACGAGCCGAGCATCCTCCAGGCGCTGGCGCCCAACGCCATCACGACCGACTTCACGCCCAACCTCTACGCCTACTCGCTGTCCTTCTCGGGCCAGCAGTACAACTACGCCGCCACGGTCGCGCTGATCATGGGCCTGGTGACCATGGTGGTCGCCTACGTCGTGCAGCTCCGCGGCCTGCGGCAGGAGAAGTGA
- a CDS encoding glycoside hydrolase family 35 protein, which yields MPTFEIGAEDFLLDGRPLRLVSGALHYFRTHPDAWADRLRTARLMGLNTVETYVPWNFHSPRRGELRLDGPADLGRFLDLAAAEGLHAVVRPGPFVCAEWDGGGLPAWLLAEAGVGVRRAEPRFLAAVEEHFSALLPVVAERQVTRGGNVVLVQVENEYGAYDEDADPADRQKYLEALVDVVRGAGIDVPLITCDQADDAMLERGGLPGLHRTATFGSRSRERLEVLRRHQPTGPLMCTEFWAGWFDTWGGHHHVPPAGTSAGDLDDLLAAGASVNIYMAHGGTNFGTTSGANHKGVYAPTTTSYDYGAPISEDGTPGPLFDAFRTVIARHEPVPAEVPAPRAPAPTLDVALDHRLDVADATAALGPWRTWDHLPTADEVEQWTGLVLYAADVTAADRAVVLGEVRDHAVARLDRDPVAVLDRARGDRVVPLPARAGELQLLVEDMGRVNYGERIGEAKGLVGPARTAARGLTAWRTAALDLEDVTALTAQVRATPATAPDAPVVGPAFCAGTFDAAPGADHFFSVDGWGKGLVWVNGWCLGRYWGAGPARTLYVPGPLLRAEGNELLVLELHGAAAACGRLVDAPDLGHTEF from the coding sequence ATGCCCACCTTCGAGATCGGCGCCGAGGACTTCCTCCTCGACGGCCGGCCCCTGCGGCTCGTGTCCGGCGCGCTGCACTACTTCCGCACGCACCCCGACGCGTGGGCCGACCGGCTGCGCACCGCGCGCCTCATGGGCCTCAACACCGTCGAGACGTACGTGCCGTGGAACTTCCACAGCCCCCGCCGCGGCGAGCTGCGCCTCGACGGCCCCGCGGACCTCGGGCGGTTCCTCGACCTCGCCGCCGCCGAGGGCCTGCACGCCGTCGTGCGCCCCGGCCCCTTCGTCTGCGCCGAGTGGGACGGCGGCGGCCTCCCGGCGTGGCTGCTGGCCGAGGCCGGCGTCGGCGTGCGCCGCGCCGAGCCACGCTTCCTGGCGGCCGTCGAGGAGCACTTCTCGGCGCTGCTGCCCGTCGTCGCGGAGCGGCAGGTCACGCGCGGCGGCAACGTCGTGCTCGTCCAGGTCGAGAACGAGTACGGCGCCTACGACGAGGACGCCGACCCCGCCGACCGGCAGAAGTACCTCGAGGCCCTCGTCGACGTCGTCCGCGGCGCCGGCATCGACGTCCCGTTGATCACCTGCGACCAGGCCGATGACGCCATGCTCGAGCGCGGCGGCCTGCCCGGCCTCCACCGGACGGCCACCTTCGGCTCCCGCTCCCGCGAGCGCCTCGAGGTGCTCCGCCGCCACCAGCCCACCGGGCCGCTCATGTGCACGGAGTTCTGGGCCGGGTGGTTCGACACGTGGGGCGGGCACCACCACGTGCCCCCGGCCGGGACGAGCGCCGGCGACCTCGACGACCTCCTCGCGGCGGGCGCCTCGGTCAACATCTACATGGCCCACGGCGGCACGAACTTCGGCACGACGAGCGGCGCCAACCACAAGGGCGTCTACGCGCCGACGACGACGTCCTACGACTACGGCGCGCCCATCAGCGAGGACGGCACGCCCGGGCCGCTCTTCGACGCCTTCCGGACGGTCATCGCCCGGCACGAGCCCGTGCCCGCCGAGGTGCCCGCGCCGCGCGCGCCCGCGCCGACGCTCGACGTCGCCCTCGACCACCGGCTCGACGTCGCGGACGCGACGGCGGCCCTCGGGCCGTGGCGCACGTGGGACCACCTCCCCACCGCCGACGAGGTCGAGCAGTGGACCGGCCTCGTGCTCTACGCCGCCGACGTCACGGCCGCCGACCGCGCCGTCGTCCTCGGCGAGGTCCGCGACCACGCCGTCGCCCGCCTCGACCGCGACCCCGTGGCCGTCCTCGACCGGGCGCGCGGCGACCGCGTCGTCCCGCTGCCCGCCCGCGCGGGCGAGCTGCAGCTCCTCGTCGAGGACATGGGCCGCGTCAACTACGGCGAGCGCATCGGCGAGGCGAAGGGCCTGGTGGGCCCGGCCCGCACGGCCGCCCGCGGGCTGACGGCCTGGCGGACGGCCGCGCTGGACCTCGAGGACGTCACCGCCCTCACCGCGCAGGTGCGGGCGACGCCCGCCACGGCGCCCGACGCCCCCGTCGTCGGCCCGGCCTTCTGCGCCGGCACCTTCGACGCCGCACCGGGCGCCGACCACTTCTTCTCGGTCGACGGCTGGGGCAAGGGCCTCGTCTGGGTGAACGGCTGGTGCCTGGGCCGCTACTGGGGCGCCGGACCGGCCCGCACCCTCTACGTGCCCGGGCCCCTCCTGCGCGCCGAGGGCAACGAGCTGCTCGTCCTCGAGCTGCACGGCGCCGCGGCCGCCTGCGGGCGCCTCGTCGACGCGCCCGACCTGGGGCACACCGAGTTCTGA
- a CDS encoding carbohydrate ABC transporter permease gives MTTSTPTARPTAATSRRASSLRPTRSRRVDRPRRSVLLTVLCALVLVYALVPLVWLVINATKSQGDLFGSFGLWFAGDVNLLDNIVRTLTYDDGVFGRWFLNTLLYVVAGAGGATVLAVLGGYGLAKFDFVGKKAVLAVVIGAVAVPGTALAVPTFLMFSQMGITNTPLAVIVPSLISPFGLYLMWTFASEAIPTELLEAARVDGAGELRTFAQVCLPLLAPGTVTVLLFTVVATWNNYFLPLIMLRDPDWYPLTLGLNAWNAQAATAGGEAIFDLVITGSLLTVLPLVVAFLFLQRYWQSGLSAGGVKE, from the coding sequence GTGACGACGTCGACCCCCACCGCCCGCCCCACCGCGGCGACGTCGCGCCGTGCCTCGTCGCTGCGCCCGACGCGCAGCCGTCGCGTCGACCGGCCGCGCCGCTCCGTCCTCCTCACGGTGCTCTGCGCGCTCGTCCTCGTCTACGCGCTGGTGCCGCTCGTGTGGCTCGTCATCAACGCGACGAAGTCCCAGGGCGACCTCTTCGGCTCCTTCGGGCTGTGGTTCGCGGGCGACGTCAACCTCCTCGACAACATCGTCCGCACGCTCACGTACGACGACGGCGTCTTCGGCCGGTGGTTCCTCAACACCCTGCTGTACGTCGTCGCCGGCGCCGGCGGCGCGACCGTCCTCGCCGTCCTCGGCGGGTACGGCCTCGCGAAGTTCGACTTCGTCGGCAAGAAGGCGGTGCTCGCCGTCGTCATCGGCGCGGTGGCCGTCCCGGGCACGGCGCTGGCGGTGCCGACCTTCCTCATGTTCAGCCAGATGGGGATCACGAACACCCCGCTGGCGGTCATCGTGCCGTCGCTCATCTCGCCGTTCGGCCTCTACCTCATGTGGACCTTCGCGTCCGAGGCGATCCCCACCGAGCTCCTCGAGGCGGCGCGGGTCGACGGCGCCGGCGAGCTGCGCACCTTCGCGCAGGTCTGCCTGCCGCTGCTGGCGCCGGGGACCGTGACGGTCCTGCTCTTCACCGTCGTCGCGACGTGGAACAACTACTTCCTGCCGCTCATCATGCTGCGCGACCCCGACTGGTACCCGCTCACCCTCGGGCTCAACGCGTGGAACGCCCAGGCCGCCACCGCGGGCGGCGAGGCGATCTTCGACCTCGTCATCACCGGCTCGCTTCTCACCGTGCTGCCGCTCGTCGTGGCCTTCCTCTTCCTGCAGCGCTACTGGCAGAGCGGCCTGTCCGCCGGCGGGGTCAAGGAGTGA
- a CDS encoding LacI family DNA-binding transcriptional regulator, producing MTAATGAPGGAPGTPARRGVRMSDVAREVGVSAQTVSRVANGAPGVGEPTRRVVVEAMQRLGYRPNSAARALKSGRFRSIGVLLFTLSTVGNVRTLDGILASAATAGYGITVVPVQQHTQEEVSGAFSRLTELAVDAVVVVMEVQLLDTMTVLLPPGVPVVVVDSDAGSRYPVVDTDQADGTRQAVRHLLDLGHATVWHVAGPQDSFAAGTRAGAWAETLRAAGREVPPPLVGDWSSTSGYEAGRRLARETRCTAVFSANDQMALGVMRALREAGRRVPEDVSVVGFDDLPDAGDYAPPLTTVHQDFHEVGRLCVELALRQVADGAAPPGTTLVPTRLVVRASTAPPPAP from the coding sequence ATGACCGCCGCCACCGGCGCTCCCGGCGGTGCGCCCGGCACCCCCGCCCGCCGCGGCGTGCGGATGTCGGACGTCGCCCGCGAGGTCGGCGTCTCCGCGCAGACCGTCTCGCGCGTCGCCAACGGCGCCCCCGGGGTCGGCGAGCCGACGCGGCGGGTCGTCGTCGAGGCCATGCAGCGGCTGGGCTACCGCCCGAACAGCGCTGCGCGGGCGCTCAAGTCGGGCCGCTTCCGCTCGATCGGCGTGCTGCTGTTCACGCTGTCGACGGTGGGCAACGTGCGGACCCTCGACGGCATCCTCGCCTCCGCGGCGACAGCCGGGTACGGCATCACCGTGGTCCCGGTGCAGCAGCACACGCAGGAGGAGGTCAGCGGCGCCTTCTCACGGCTGACCGAGCTGGCGGTCGACGCCGTCGTCGTCGTCATGGAGGTGCAGCTGCTCGACACGATGACGGTGCTGCTGCCGCCCGGCGTGCCGGTCGTCGTCGTCGACTCCGACGCGGGCTCGCGCTACCCCGTCGTCGACACCGACCAGGCCGACGGCACCCGCCAGGCCGTCCGCCACCTGCTCGACCTCGGCCACGCGACCGTCTGGCACGTGGCCGGACCCCAGGACTCCTTCGCGGCGGGGACCCGCGCCGGGGCATGGGCGGAGACGCTGCGCGCAGCGGGCCGGGAGGTGCCGCCGCCGCTCGTGGGGGACTGGTCGTCGACGTCCGGGTACGAGGCAGGCCGGCGCCTGGCCCGCGAGACCCGCTGCACCGCGGTCTTCTCCGCGAACGACCAGATGGCGCTGGGGGTGATGCGGGCGCTGCGGGAGGCGGGACGGCGGGTGCCGGAGGACGTCAGCGTCGTCGGCTTCGACGACCTCCCCGACGCGGGCGACTACGCCCCGCCGCTGACGACGGTGCACCAGGACTTCCACGAGGTCGGCCGCCTCTGCGTGGAGCTCGCGCTGCGCCAGGTCGCCGACGGGGCAGCGCCCCCGGGGACGACGCTCGTCCCGACGCGCCTCGTCGTCCGCGCGAGCACGGCGCCCCCGCCCGCCCCCTGA
- a CDS encoding SDR family NAD(P)-dependent oxidoreductase: protein MRTTTSDFTGSVVLVTGGGSGIGAAVARAFLAAGATVAVTGRRREPLEALVADAPDGRGVAVVCDVADGAQVRDAVERLVAEHGRLDVVVSNAAGYEGGQLTDLADDAWEQLRATNVDGFFHLAKATLPHLETSGGSFVAVSSVSGDRGDWGQAAYNATKAAVTNFVRSLALDWGGRGVRVNAVAPAFTRTPLTEGVWSDPRALEPFVERVALGRVGEPEDVAPVVLFLASDAAAYVTGAVVPVDGGTSASTGQPAG from the coding sequence ATGCGGACCACCACCTCCGACTTCACCGGCAGCGTCGTCCTCGTCACGGGCGGCGGCTCCGGCATCGGCGCCGCCGTGGCGCGGGCCTTCCTCGCGGCGGGCGCGACCGTCGCCGTCACCGGGCGTCGGCGCGAGCCCCTCGAGGCGCTCGTCGCCGACGCCCCGGACGGGCGCGGCGTCGCCGTCGTCTGCGACGTGGCCGACGGCGCGCAGGTGCGCGACGCCGTCGAGCGCCTCGTCGCCGAGCACGGCCGGCTCGACGTCGTCGTCAGCAACGCGGCCGGCTACGAGGGCGGCCAGCTGACCGACCTCGCCGACGACGCGTGGGAGCAGCTGCGCGCCACGAACGTCGACGGCTTCTTCCACCTCGCCAAGGCGACGCTCCCCCACCTCGAGACCTCGGGCGGCTCCTTCGTCGCCGTCTCCTCGGTGTCCGGCGACCGCGGCGACTGGGGCCAGGCCGCCTACAACGCGACGAAGGCGGCGGTGACGAACTTCGTCCGCTCGCTCGCCCTCGACTGGGGCGGCCGCGGGGTCCGCGTCAACGCCGTCGCCCCCGCCTTCACCCGGACCCCGCTCACCGAGGGCGTGTGGTCGGACCCCCGCGCCCTCGAGCCCTTCGTCGAGCGCGTCGCGCTCGGCCGGGTCGGCGAGCCCGAGGACGTCGCCCCCGTCGTCCTCTTCCTCGCGAGCGACGCCGCGGCGTACGTCACGGGCGCCGTCGTCCCCGTCGACGGCGGCACGAGCGCCTCGACGGGCCAGCCCGCCGGCTGA